The genomic segment CCGGTGCTGACATTCAGCATTTTTTTTTGGGAACCTTCGCGCAGCAGGAGGGTATGAACCTTTCATCGAGGCCTCGGTTCCACCTGGTATATCGAGATCGGACAACCGTTATTAGGGGCACTTCTGCGTTTTAGCAACAGGATTCGGTATTGCGAAAACCACGGAGAACGACATGCAGACGAAGCACACAATCAAATCAAAAGTGTAGACATCTAAAGATAAATACATGGGGTGTATGTGTGAATATAGGCGGGAGTCTGTGTATCGGGATAGATACCTTTGGAGAGAGTTGCGTTCAGAGTGTAGGTGCTCGGGCTTGAGTACAcctgtctttctttcagAAGTTGAGTCAAacgctttctctgcatgcaggcccTTAGAGTGGAACCTGCGGGGGGCAGGGGGAGGACCAGTTCCTTTGTTGGTGTCTGGATTCCTGGCGAAAAGCTCTGTACCTTTTCCGTTGAGCTTGAGACAGCAACTGGCTTCGTTTTCCGCGGACGCAAATGTTCGATGAATTTCCTTTTTCAGGTTCTCTTGTTGCTCATGGCGAAGACAAAGTCAAAGACGACTGCCGCCCCCAGCACGCGGGCTTGGGTCGACGCCTCATGCAGGCAGCAGAACTTCTCGCGATGAGCAGAGGTGAGATCGCGCACGAGTATCAGTGCTTTTCAGAAGAATTCATTGTGTTTGGCGAAAGTATCGAGTGTTGACACTCTCGTTTCTGTGGCAAGCTGCCCagtggagaggcgaacgcTCTCGTGTCTCGACACCGGCGTTGGGTCGCGAAGCTCAGGGCGAAACGCGGAAAGGTAAAAAGAGAATGGTCTTGATAAAAATGAGTTTTCCCTCTTATTTACCAGTTGTGTTCGTATTGCCTCAAAATACAATTTTACTTATTTCAGTACTGTAGTAAATTTAAGTGGTGTGATTTACATGCCAATATTATTTTTGCTGCTTTAACCTCTGTATATTTAGTAtagcagctgctgcaggattgtttcttctcgaccgTCTGCAGTTCCAGGGGTACTCGTGGCAAAATAGAAATCTGGTTGGGTTGCGGGAGTTTGAGAGattttcctcgctcttcatTTCCGTGTTTAAAGAGCCCCCCTCATAGTGTGTGCACATGTCTtcaaaaaaacgcgaaaaagtGCATCAACTATAGTGTTATGCAGAGTATCTTTGAGAAACCAAGAACTGTATACAAGCCGTGGAAACACAATGATATTCATTGTGCTAGATTTTCAAATCGTCGCGCACACTCAGGCATTTCTTTTACAAACGGGGCCATCGCAAGTCTCGATCGGTACAGATGTTCAGCGCTTAGAGCCTTGTGCAGCGGCTTCAACCCATCCGCATTCAGTCGACTTGGAATCGACGCTGTTCGATTTTCAAAGGAGCGGGTGTTTCTTgtggttctctctctcttagGATTCTTCCGAATGGTCGTCATTGCCGGTGTCGGTACGCGGGAGTATTACCGAAAGAATGGGTACGAATTGCGAGAAACGTACATGGTCAAGGAGTTAGCACCGCCGCCGGTCGGGTCTTCCTCACTACTGGGCATGCCTCTGCCTCGTACCATCACCGTTGTTCaagttcctcttctctctgctaGCGAGCTTTTGGTGGCGCCACTGCCGGCGCCCGTCGAGCGCGGGGGTGGTAAGAgcacagaaagacaggaaaaagcaaagagtAAAGCCCGTCAAAAGACCGCCGGCTACCCTGTGTCCTTTGGAGGAAAGGGGGAGTTCGCGGAAGGGAAACcggggaagaaaaaggagaacgaCAGCGGGAGCCGCGAAGGTGAGGACGGGCGCGGAGCCGCGGGAGAAGGTGCGTTCACGCGGGAGGTTTTGGAGAGGACTTTGCGGGACTCTTGCGAAAAAACAGGTTTTTCTGACGTTCTCGACGTGGAAAAGGTGGTGGAAGCCATTCGAAAGGAGGCAGCAAAACGAGTGAAGCAGGACAGTTCTTCCGAAACGTATTCCAGCTCATCGGCATACTGCGACCCGGACGCATTCACGGAATTCGCCACCGTGCTGTACCCCGAGGCCTGCGCACGAGTTGAGCAAAGTCTCGCGGTGGAACAGAAAAGCGGAACTGTGAAAATTCGCAGAGCGCTGAAAAACTCTCTGCAGGCAGTTGGTGAATGGTGGGCTGCAATTCGCGGACAATGGAAATCCCCCTCGCTGGCGAACCCACTCTGGCTTGGGGTGGTGGGCTTGGGCGCCGCAGCGGTTGTTACTCTGTTCGCATCCGTGGCTGTAAGAAGACGTAGGTGAGGTGATGAGAAAGAACTAGTTCCGTCTGAAATTTTTGGACGAGTTGTCAAAAAAAATGCTGCCAATCGTGAAAAGATTTGCTGCAGATGCAGCGGGTGTTTTGGAGAACAGTGGCAGGTCTCTTACGCAGGTGGAGTGCAGTTCGGTTCTCTCTAGACACATTAATTGCCACCGCTATTTCCACGCACTTCCTGACTGAAGTCTCTGTACAAACATACTTAGAGATATTCGTGTAGTTagatttctttcttcccgcAAAATTGCGAATTCTGCATTCCAGAGTTGTAGAGTATCTCGGTTGGTGAAATGGATGTAGTACTGTTGGAGTGGAACACGCGGCAGTATATAAAAGAACATCCGAAAGCAGGGCTAGAAATCGTCGGCGAGGACTTAGGACTATAGTAAGCTGCTCAGTCCTGTAAAAGAAAATTACCAAACAGCACAGAACAGTCACCGACGGTAAACTGCAGTTGACTCTCAAGGCTTTTGCCAGCGACTTCTTATCGACAGACATTTTTTGTTATTCTTTCAGCACAAAAAGTCGGCGGCCGGTCACTTGCTAGACAACAACCAAAGCACAGCCAGATACCGACGCTGAAGTACCTAGTCACCGTCTACGGCTTAATGGTTCCGCCGCGCAGATGATGCCGATTAAAGGATCGGATTTCCTGAACAGCCATATGTAGCCCTGTCGGTTCTTCATGTTGGTCTTAGTGGCGTACGGTATTTCTGTCACATGTAGATGCTACCATCGCGTCAGATTCGGTGCTACGAACGTCCAAGATATCGATACGTTCAGTACAATTATGGCGATACCACTGTTGTGTTACGAACCGGCTGCGTGGTATTACGTTAGCTCTCTGTGATGGTCCTTCAAACCAAAAGCCATTCTTCATTATCGATACGTTCAGTACAATTATGGCGATACCACTGTTGTGTTACGAACCGGTTGCGTCGTATTACGTTAGCTCTCTGTGATGGTGCATCAAACCAAAAGCCATTCTTCATTTCCTTACCACTGGCATGCAGTCCGCAACAGGGAGGCACAAGACAAAGCTGGCATATTGTGCCCGTGAGATACTGTAAATGTTTAATGGACAATCAGAGTTGTGTTTCAGTCCATTCGCTGCGCTGGTATTTACGACAAATTGCATGGCGAATGCTGCAAAAGTGAGAAAGGGTGAAAAAGATCACCGCATAACACCGCGCGAAAGCGGCACTGCCCTGTCAATGAAACTGGCAAGAGTTAGCGTACAGCGACCACAGGGCGCAACGCAAATTGTCAACGGTTTGTCCCTGGTTCTTTCGATTCTCTGAACGTGCCGCATTCCACGCCGGGACCAGAAACCTTGACATAAGTGTAATTTTGACTCCTGTTCACAAGTTCATGCATTTAACATTCTAtttccagagaaacgagcGCGGCTCAAAAATGTTTTGTGTTGGTTTTCGCGGGGTCTAAGTGTATCCCATATGGTGCGCCGATAAGTCACGGGAGCGAAGAAGGTAaagcatgcgcatgcactcttctttttttgtgAAGCATGCGGTTGTTACAGCTGCCTCTGCAACTGTACTGGTGAGAAGGCAAAAACAACTTTTCGGTACGGGAACTTTGCATCCGACATAATCAGTCGTGTGGATGTGTGAGGCGTGGATGTCTGGTGTCGAGCAGTGCTGCGAAGACTTGCCTATTTTGTCGCACAGCGAAAGCGTGTTATCTGTGATTTTCCCAACTCTCACAGTTAAACAGTAATGATCTTTTTTTCCATCATCCTGTAGACAACGTCCGAAAAAAACGACTACCAATCAATTGCAAACAGGGGATCTTCGCTCTACGCCAAAAACGCCTCCCTTTCTCGGTTCTTCGTCCTGCAAGTCTCTTGCCGGCAGCTCTCAGTTCAACCGAAGAAAAGTTGCCGCCCCTTTCTCGAGAAAATGGGATCCAAAAGCGAACCTGCCACTTTTCTAGGCTTTTTGGGTGATCGGGTGCCTCCAGAAGACACCACAAGGGCTTGCGAGATTAGCCAGCTTGGTGGAAAACCGGTAAGGCGCTTGGGTTTCTTATTCGCGTGTTGCTGTCCAACTCCAAATCGAACTTCTGAGGGACCCTCCCCACTCTAACGCTTCTTCTAAATAAAATAACGGTAGGCGTCGTCAGGACACAGCGTCCGCGGTAGCTTATCAAGATGTGACACTCTGACACGCTTGCTACTTTCCCCGCGGCACGCTTTTTGCCGTTTGCACAAGGCACGGTTTTGTTGACAGGCCACCAGCAACTAGTGAACCGAGTGATTGCTCTGACTCTCTACCGTAAGTAACACTGAGGTAGTATCAGTATGTAGTTTCAATATGCAACGACTTTAGTTGTGTCTGACTAGTGTTGCATGTCTGGGCTGACCATACTGGCATCTAACCGGTAAATGTACACGTGATCTGCGATCCAGAACTGTATATTCCACTTACTCAAAGATATGAAGTTCAGTGGAAACAAGACACCGTCACGATTTTAGATCGGTTTACACAGAATAACTACCTGGcatctgctgcttcgccAGATGTTAAGGTCTCCTAGAATTATGTAGTGGATAGTCTTGCCCTTCCTCACGCGCTAGCTTTGCTCCTGACCGTTGGTGATCCCTGTTGTGAAAACGAAAGAATGGATGCCTGCTTTCTTTAGACTCTAAATGCAATTCGGAAGTCTTCCTGTTTCATgagaacggaggagaaaggaagagtcCACTGTATCCACGGCAATGGTTTTATAAAAAGACCCGGGGTGTTTCCCCTGCAGCTGAGACAGAAGCTCTTCAGTGGCCGGGAGCCGTGATTCGGATAGATGTGCCGCCAAGTAACCAAAGGCGCGACTCGCGGCGCGAGACCGGCGTTCCTTCTCCAAGCAGGTTTCCTCGGTTTTGCTACTCtcagagcagaaggagacttGCGTGTGTTTTGggtttttttctgcagcgcTGGTTGACCGCAGAGCCGCCGGACACTGCACCCTTCAAATGCCGGGGATGTGGAGCGGATCTCGACCTCGTCTGCCAACTGTAAGCGGTtttcgcgaagaagaaaatgcaGAGTGAAGCAGAGTCTGAGGCGTTGCAGTAGTTGGATTCATTGGTCCGTTTGCACTTTTGGCAAGCGAGCTCTCTGCAGACACTTTTCTCCGGTACGGAGCCAAGGAAATGCAGACCGTACAAGGACTCCTTGTGTCCACCTGTATGCAACTGAGTTGAGACTGAGAGTGAGGGGAAACTACTCCTCAACGTCTAAATGCACCTATCTCAACCTAAATGCCTATAGCTGTGCGGTGGCACTGACAGGAATCGCGATAGATCCCGCAAAGAGGATagcggagagaaacacgCTCCTGGGAGTTTTTCGCTTGGCGTAGATTGGGCTGTTCTAGCCGGTCGAATTCCCTTTGTTTAACGAGACTCAACATAGCGTAGGTGCGCTGACTTTGCAGGTCTACACCTTACTCTACGAACTGGCGCTC from the Toxoplasma gondii ME49 chromosome IX, whole genome shotgun sequence genome contains:
- a CDS encoding hypothetical protein (encoded by transcript TGME49_305485~Signal peptide predicted by SignalP 2.0 HMM (probability 0.865) with cleavage site probability 0.260 at residue 45), whose translation is MPALSCASLLRTACQWTEQLTIVLSPRRRFLALLSDVLLYTAACSTPTVLHPFHQPRYSTTLECRIRNFAGRKKSNYTNISKYVCTETSVRKCVEIAVAINVSRENRTALHLRKRPATVLQNTRCICSKSFHDWQHFF